A section of the Methanofollis sp. UBA420 genome encodes:
- a CDS encoding hydantoinase/oxoprolinase family protein: MIGIDIGGANLKVVDDAGVHIHYCPLWQGAPLAALLEPYAEPAAVVMSGELADCFASKIEGIKWIVGTVHAVIPDAAFYGTDAAFHTRPVPDLAAANWLASADYLREEYADAVLLDVGSTTADVIPLNSFESLKGLTDTRRLQKQYLVYTGMLRTNVAAILSSVMLDGTVTPVSTEYFAASADVHLVLGHIAPEDYTCPAPDNGAKTADAALRRLARVVCADLDEIGESGALQVARQFWEAQRTLIVRAVGRALFRSGAEQVITAGIGADLFARELDGIMLEQELGEFSDALPAYAVREVALRQTASD, encoded by the coding sequence ATGATCGGCATCGATATCGGCGGTGCGAACCTCAAGGTCGTCGACGACGCCGGTGTGCACATCCACTACTGCCCGCTCTGGCAGGGCGCCCCGCTTGCCGCACTCCTCGAACCCTACGCGGAACCCGCCGCCGTGGTGATGAGCGGAGAACTGGCGGACTGTTTTGCAAGCAAGATTGAGGGCATCAAATGGATCGTCGGGACCGTTCATGCGGTCATCCCCGATGCCGCCTTCTACGGCACCGACGCGGCGTTTCATACCCGGCCGGTCCCGGACCTTGCCGCTGCGAACTGGCTGGCGTCGGCGGATTACCTGCGCGAAGAGTACGCCGATGCGGTGCTCCTCGACGTGGGGAGCACCACTGCCGACGTCATTCCCCTCAACTCCTTCGAGAGTCTCAAAGGGCTGACCGACACCCGGCGGCTGCAAAAACAGTATCTCGTCTATACCGGCATGCTCAGGACGAACGTCGCCGCAATCCTGTCGTCGGTGATGCTGGACGGAACGGTAACCCCGGTGAGCACCGAGTACTTCGCCGCAAGCGCCGATGTGCATCTCGTGCTCGGCCATATCGCTCCGGAAGACTATACCTGTCCGGCTCCGGATAACGGTGCAAAGACCGCCGATGCAGCGCTCCGGAGGCTTGCCAGGGTCGTCTGCGCCGATCTCGACGAGATCGGGGAGTCCGGGGCCCTCCAGGTGGCCAGGCAGTTCTGGGAGGCCCAGAGAACGCTGATCGTCCGTGCAGTGGGGCGTGCGCTCTTCCGGAGCGGCGCCGAGCAGGTGATCACGGCTGGGATAGGAGCGGACCTTTTCGCCCGTGAACTGGACGGCATCATGCTGGAACAGGAACTCGGAGAGTTCTCGGATGCACTGCCCGCGTATGCGGTGAGGGAGGTGGCGCTACGGCAAACCGCTTCCGACTGA
- a CDS encoding ATP-grasp domain-containing protein: MKALLAEYSVCNDPDLAPEGAAMLATLSESFARCGYDVVVPEGPDFEGEIRRLAPGCDVGLVIAPDHLLFRYTHLLEQFTHNVGCGSMNVAVCANKQRTAAILSRNGVAVPPDAGEGRQVVKPIMGCGARGVRLTDGEPGAGEFAQAYIEGETLSVSLVGSRVTGDVCEFYSGNPPLLLAVNRQEIAVAEDGSFQYLGGETPVHPEREEEIVATAVRALNILGCQGYAGIDVIVKDRIYVVDVNPRPTTSLVGIAAVMEEEIADILVAASHGKRPTEVHLSGRVRFDTDGRISRP, from the coding sequence ATGAAGGCACTTCTCGCCGAATACTCCGTATGCAACGACCCCGACCTTGCGCCTGAGGGTGCTGCCATGCTCGCCACGCTGAGCGAGAGTTTTGCCCGGTGCGGCTACGACGTGGTGGTCCCGGAGGGACCCGATTTCGAGGGGGAGATCCGGAGGCTCGCGCCCGGGTGCGACGTAGGGCTGGTCATTGCACCGGACCACCTCCTTTTCCGGTACACGCACCTCCTCGAACAGTTCACTCACAACGTCGGATGCGGCAGTATGAATGTGGCTGTCTGCGCAAACAAACAACGGACAGCGGCAATCCTCTCCCGGAACGGGGTTGCGGTCCCCCCCGATGCCGGTGAAGGGAGACAGGTGGTCAAACCGATCATGGGCTGCGGCGCCCGCGGGGTCCGGCTGACGGACGGGGAGCCGGGTGCCGGCGAGTTCGCCCAGGCATATATCGAGGGGGAGACGCTGAGCGTGAGTCTTGTGGGAAGCCGGGTGACCGGCGACGTCTGTGAGTTCTACTCTGGCAACCCCCCGCTCCTGCTCGCCGTCAACCGGCAGGAGATCGCCGTCGCAGAAGACGGGAGTTTCCAGTATCTCGGGGGCGAGACGCCCGTCCACCCGGAGCGCGAGGAAGAGATCGTCGCCACGGCCGTCCGGGCGCTGAACATCCTCGGGTGCCAGGGATATGCCGGGATCGATGTCATCGTCAAAGACCGCATCTACGTAGTGGACGTCAACCCGAGACCTACGACCAGCCTGGTCGGCATCGCAGCCGTCATGGAGGAGGAGATCGCCGATATCCTTGTTGCTGCGTCCCACGGCAAAAGACCGACGGAGGTCCATCTCTCCGGGAGGGTGCGGTTCGACACGGACGGGAGGATCAGCCGGCCATGA